A genomic window from Xenorhabdus cabanillasii includes:
- a CDS encoding Na+/H+ antiporter, which produces MEIFFTILILILVVSVSGVLTKVIPFRVPLPIVQIAIGALLAWPHFGLHVTFDPELFLVLLIPPLLFVDGWKTPTREFFQHGREIVILVLVLVLVTVVGIGYLIYWLLPSIPLIAAFALAAVLSPTDAVALSSIVGKGSIPKNMMSVLEGEALMNDASGLVALKFAVAIAMGTMAFTVTGATFEFFKVAIGGLASGIAVTWLYSKSLRLMSRWSGDDPATQIMFMMLLPFASYMIAEHIGFSGILAAVAAGMTISTAGVIRNAPLDMRLRADNVWGMLAFVFNGLVFIMLGLQLPGIWETSVAQAELDPHVETWMLFAAVGIIYAALILLRFCWLWLMKNTSKVLMKKKPLEFSTYTTRELWLASFAGVRGAITLAGALSVPLFLPDGDPFPARYQLIFIAAGVILFSLFVGVIALPLLLRGMKVGDKQSDLNEIRMAKAAMAEVAIVSMNKMEERLSANTEEKLDAEVISEVASRVTGYLRRRTVGTDEGEHSLLVEDLERRFRLTALRAERGELYHLRATRKISNETLQSLLHDLDLLEALLVGKSQ; this is translated from the coding sequence ATGGAAATATTCTTTACTATCTTGATCTTGATTTTGGTGGTGTCAGTTTCTGGTGTTCTTACTAAAGTGATCCCATTCCGTGTCCCTTTGCCGATAGTGCAAATAGCAATAGGGGCATTGCTGGCCTGGCCTCATTTTGGTTTACACGTTACTTTCGATCCTGAATTATTCCTCGTTTTACTTATCCCTCCTCTATTATTTGTTGATGGCTGGAAAACACCAACCAGAGAATTTTTTCAACATGGGCGTGAAATAGTTATTCTGGTTTTAGTATTGGTCCTGGTGACAGTTGTCGGCATTGGTTATTTGATTTACTGGTTACTGCCGAGTATTCCACTTATTGCTGCTTTTGCCCTGGCAGCTGTGTTGTCACCAACTGATGCAGTAGCATTATCTTCGATTGTTGGGAAAGGGAGTATTCCTAAAAATATGATGAGTGTACTGGAAGGTGAAGCATTGATGAATGATGCTTCCGGTCTGGTTGCTCTGAAATTTGCCGTGGCAATTGCCATGGGGACAATGGCATTTACCGTCACAGGCGCAACATTCGAATTTTTTAAAGTGGCTATTGGTGGCTTGGCGTCGGGTATTGCTGTCACCTGGTTGTACAGTAAATCACTGCGATTAATGAGTCGCTGGAGTGGTGATGATCCTGCCACTCAAATCATGTTTATGATGTTGTTGCCATTTGCCTCTTACATGATTGCTGAACATATTGGTTTCTCCGGTATTCTGGCCGCAGTTGCTGCGGGTATGACTATTAGTACGGCGGGTGTGATCCGCAATGCGCCTTTGGATATGCGTTTGCGTGCTGATAACGTATGGGGAATGTTGGCGTTTGTATTCAACGGCCTGGTATTCATCATGTTGGGCTTACAGTTGCCGGGGATTTGGGAGACATCTGTTGCTCAGGCAGAACTTGATCCGCATGTTGAAACCTGGATGCTGTTCGCTGCGGTAGGTATCATTTATGCTGCGTTGATATTGCTGCGATTCTGTTGGCTATGGTTGATGAAAAATACCAGCAAGGTATTGATGAAGAAAAAACCGCTGGAATTTTCAACCTACACTACCCGTGAATTGTGGCTGGCTTCGTTTGCTGGGGTCCGTGGAGCAATTACTCTGGCTGGTGCTTTATCCGTACCTCTTTTCCTGCCGGATGGCGATCCATTTCCTGCTCGTTATCAGTTGATCTTTATTGCCGCAGGCGTGATTCTGTTCTCTCTGTTTGTCGGTGTTATTGCTCTTCCATTATTGCTGAGAGGCATGAAAGTGGGAGACAAACAGTCTGATCTCAATGAAATCAGAATGGCGAAAGCAGCGATGGCCGAAGTTGCGATTGTCAGTATGAATAAAATGGAAGAGCGTCTGTCTGCCAACACTGAGGAAAAACTGGACGCTGAAGTGATTAGTGAGGTCGCTTCCCGAGTCACCGGTTATTTGCGTCGCCGTACTGTCGGGACTGATGAGGGTGAACACAGCTTATTGGTTGAAGATCTGGAGCGGCGTTTCCGTTTGACGGCATTACGAGCTGAGAGGGGAGAGTTATATCACTTGCGTGCAACTCGTAAGATTAGTAATGAAACGTTACAGTCGCTCCTGCATGACCTTGATTTGCTTGAAGCGCTGTTGGTAGGTAAATCTCAATAA
- a CDS encoding DUF4810 domain-containing protein, with product MFLIKKMGMLPGILLLAGCVHAPKTIYEWGDYQSTVYQYYQQDKTGPQEQIQALQKVIEQARAKDKPVPPGLHAQMGLLYSKTGNIEEAFQQFEIEKKLFPESAQYMDFLLNKNKGVK from the coding sequence ATGTTTTTGATAAAAAAGATGGGGATGCTGCCGGGCATACTATTATTGGCCGGGTGTGTGCATGCACCTAAAACCATTTATGAATGGGGTGATTACCAGTCAACTGTTTACCAATATTACCAACAGGATAAGACCGGGCCACAAGAACAGATCCAGGCATTGCAAAAAGTAATTGAACAAGCCAGAGCCAAAGACAAACCCGTTCCTCCCGGGCTGCATGCTCAAATGGGGTTGCTCTATAGTAAAACAGGCAATATTGAGGAAGCCTTTCAGCAGTTTGAAATAGAAAAGAAATTATTTCCTGAATCCGCACAGTATATGGATTTTCTGCTGAATAAAAATAAGGGAGTGAAATGA
- a CDS encoding amino acid permease, translating into MKTATKSNDVMSHASLAAKRANMTQAEWKQAIKFGGIDMGWIIMSIGMAIGAGIVFLPVQVGLMGLWVFLLSSVIGYPAMYLFQRLFINTLAESPECKDYPSVISGYLGKNWGVFLGVLYFIMLVIWMFVYSTAITNDSASYLQTFGISDELLSENPFYGLTLICILVMISSRSERLLFKLSSLMVLIKLFVVAALGFSMLGMWHLYNIGALPPFSMLVKKAIITLPFTLTSILFIQTLSPMVISYRNHEKNREVARYKALRAMNIAFGILFCTVFFYAVSFTLAMGHDEAVKAYEQNISALAIAAQFFPGGWVILVSIILNVFAVMTAFFGVYLGFREASQGIAMNILSRLISTEKINEKWVQKGIIIFAILLAWGAIILNAPVLSFTSICSPIFGIVGCLIPAYLVYKVPNLCHHKGVSLILIIFTGILLCISPFLAFS; encoded by the coding sequence ATGAAAACAGCAACAAAAAGTAATGATGTCATGTCCCACGCTTCTTTGGCTGCCAAACGAGCTAATATGACGCAAGCAGAATGGAAACAAGCCATAAAATTTGGTGGCATAGACATGGGATGGATCATTATGAGTATCGGCATGGCTATCGGTGCCGGTATTGTTTTCCTTCCGGTACAGGTCGGTTTGATGGGATTGTGGGTCTTCCTGCTCTCTTCGGTTATTGGCTATCCTGCCATGTATCTTTTTCAACGCCTGTTCATCAATACACTTGCTGAATCACCTGAATGTAAGGATTACCCTAGCGTGATCAGCGGTTATCTCGGTAAAAATTGGGGCGTTTTTTTAGGTGTGCTCTACTTTATTATGCTGGTGATCTGGATGTTTGTTTACTCCACTGCAATCACCAACGATAGCGCTTCATATCTGCAAACCTTTGGTATTTCCGACGAATTGTTATCCGAAAATCCTTTTTATGGATTAACCTTAATCTGTATTCTGGTGATGATCTCATCCCGCAGTGAACGATTGTTATTCAAACTATCCAGTCTAATGGTGCTGATAAAATTATTTGTTGTTGCTGCACTGGGGTTTTCCATGCTCGGCATGTGGCATCTATACAATATCGGCGCATTACCTCCTTTCTCCATGTTGGTAAAAAAGGCCATTATCACTCTCCCTTTTACACTCACATCCATCCTGTTTATCCAGACACTAAGCCCGATGGTTATTTCTTATCGCAATCATGAAAAAAATCGTGAAGTTGCCCGTTATAAGGCACTGCGGGCTATGAATATCGCCTTTGGTATTCTGTTTTGTACGGTGTTTTTCTATGCTGTTTCTTTCACGCTGGCGATGGGACACGACGAAGCGGTCAAAGCTTATGAACAGAATATTTCCGCACTAGCGATTGCTGCACAATTTTTCCCCGGTGGCTGGGTCATTTTAGTCAGTATTATACTCAATGTCTTCGCTGTCATGACTGCCTTCTTCGGTGTCTACCTCGGTTTTCGAGAAGCCAGTCAGGGAATAGCCATGAATATTCTCAGCCGCTTAATATCAACAGAAAAAATCAATGAAAAGTGGGTGCAAAAAGGCATCATAATATTTGCTATTTTATTAGCATGGGGAGCGATTATTCTGAATGCACCGGTTTTAAGTTTCACATCTATCTGTAGTCCGATATTTGGTATCGTCGGCTGCCTTATTCCTGCTTATCTGGTTTACAAGGTTCCCAACCTCTGTCACCACAAAGGAGTATCACTAATCTTGATCATCTTCACAGGGATCTTGCTATGTATCTCTCCTTTTCTGGCCTTTTCCTGA
- a CDS encoding DUF799 domain-containing protein produces the protein MNRFWGAVGALLLLVLTGCAKQTPYDYSALKESDPKSILVLPAVNKSVDVKAAGSVVSQVTYPLAESGYYVFPVAAVEETFRQNGAADAQDIHNISYKKLHDIFGADAALYLDVTEYGTQYQIISSDTRVTAKARLVDLRTGKQVWSGVATASSAENRNNGGGGIIGMLVSAVIEQIANTMMDRGHDIAGITSNRLLSAGGYHYGRLLYGPRSEHYRKEKLE, from the coding sequence ATGAACCGTTTTTGGGGGGCAGTCGGCGCTTTATTATTGCTGGTATTGACAGGATGTGCCAAGCAGACACCTTACGATTATAGTGCATTGAAAGAAAGTGACCCTAAATCGATACTGGTTCTGCCTGCTGTGAATAAATCCGTGGATGTGAAGGCAGCTGGCAGCGTGGTTTCTCAGGTCACTTATCCGTTGGCTGAATCAGGATATTATGTTTTTCCTGTCGCGGCTGTCGAAGAGACATTCCGGCAAAATGGTGCAGCTGATGCGCAGGATATCCACAATATCAGCTATAAAAAACTACATGATATTTTTGGTGCGGATGCAGCCCTTTATCTGGATGTTACAGAGTACGGTACACAATATCAGATCATTAGCAGTGATACCCGCGTGACAGCGAAAGCTCGCCTGGTTGATTTGCGGACTGGTAAACAAGTGTGGAGTGGTGTAGCAACAGCTTCTAGCGCAGAAAATCGTAACAATGGCGGTGGTGGAATTATTGGTATGTTAGTGTCTGCGGTTATTGAGCAAATTGCGAACACCATGATGGATAGAGGCCACGATATTGCAGGCATTACCAGTAATCGTCTATTGAGTGCGGGAGGATATCATTATGGCCGCCTGCTGTATGGACCGCGTTCAGAACATTATCGTAAAGAAAAACTAGAATAA
- the metR gene encoding HTH-type transcriptional regulator MetR, with amino-acid sequence MIEIKHLKTLQALNHCGSLAAAANHLHQTQSALSHQFSELEHRLGYRLFIRKSQPLKLTHQGEVLLRLAEQILPMITASLHECNKPQEANLRIAIECHSCIQWLTPALKRFKESWPQVNVDFKSGVTFDPQPALQQRELDIVLTSDIIPDSKLHYTPLFDYEVKLVVAPDHPLANQRDIQPEDLSPETLLIYPVQRQRFDIWRRFLEPADVTPTLKTVDNTLLLIQMVAARLGIAALPHWAVETFERQGLVVTQTLGEGLWSRLYAACRKGEQRQPAIDTFIRSARQHAVDNLPFVKRVSISNDDAPKATQQSGCLQW; translated from the coding sequence ATGATCGAGATAAAACACTTAAAAACACTGCAAGCATTAAATCACTGTGGTTCGTTAGCAGCAGCAGCAAATCATCTGCATCAAACACAATCGGCTCTTTCGCATCAATTCAGTGAACTGGAGCATCGGCTAGGATATAGGCTTTTCATTCGTAAAAGTCAGCCCCTGAAACTGACTCATCAAGGTGAAGTGCTACTAAGATTAGCAGAACAAATTTTGCCTATGATCACAGCCTCCCTGCACGAGTGCAATAAGCCGCAAGAGGCTAATTTGCGTATTGCTATTGAATGTCATAGCTGTATTCAGTGGCTCACTCCTGCACTTAAACGTTTTAAGGAAAGCTGGCCGCAGGTCAATGTGGATTTTAAATCCGGGGTAACTTTTGATCCACAGCCGGCTCTGCAACAGAGAGAGCTGGATATTGTACTGACATCCGACATTATTCCAGACAGTAAACTGCACTATACGCCGTTGTTTGACTATGAAGTGAAACTGGTGGTTGCCCCTGATCATCCATTGGCTAATCAGCGGGATATCCAGCCAGAGGATCTCTCCCCCGAAACTTTGCTGATTTATCCGGTTCAACGGCAACGTTTTGATATCTGGAGACGTTTTCTTGAACCAGCAGATGTTACTCCGACCTTGAAAACCGTCGATAACACGTTATTACTCATTCAAATGGTGGCCGCCCGTTTAGGTATTGCAGCATTGCCTCATTGGGCGGTGGAAACATTCGAAAGGCAAGGATTAGTTGTCACTCAGACATTGGGAGAAGGGTTATGGAGCCGGTTGTACGCTGCCTGCCGTAAAGGGGAGCAACGCCAACCAGCCATTGATACATTTATTCGTTCTGCGCGCCAGCACGCGGTGGATAATTTGCCGTTTGTGAAGCGGGTTTCAATATCCAACGATGATGCACCCAAAGCGACGCAACAATCAGGCTGCCTCCAATGGTAA
- a CDS encoding carboxylate/amino acid/amine transporter, producing the protein MWLLTITTLLWAASFSLIGAYLAGQVDSWFSVLVRVVLAALIFLPFLRWRGLSLKVIALYMAVGACQLGVMYLFVFHAYHYLTVAEFLLFTVMTPLYVTLIYDLMGRQRLRWGYALSSLLAVAGAAIIRYDRLSESFWIGLMLVQLANIFFAIGQVGYKRLMEMHPIPQRIAFSWFYLGACVVAIIGWLMFGDPQKLPTTQVQWGVLIWLGAGASGIGYFMWNYGATQVDAGTLAIMNNMLVPAGLLVNFVIWQQHPNWLGFTIGGSLIVASLWVHHRWILKPASQTANYPPRAGAQNE; encoded by the coding sequence ATGTGGCTATTAACAATTACAACACTTTTGTGGGCTGCGTCATTCAGCCTGATTGGTGCTTATCTCGCCGGTCAGGTTGATAGCTGGTTTTCTGTTCTTGTCAGAGTCGTGTTAGCTGCTCTGATATTTTTACCATTTCTGCGTTGGCGTGGGTTATCACTGAAAGTCATTGCACTGTATATGGCAGTGGGAGCTTGTCAGTTAGGTGTGATGTATTTGTTTGTATTTCATGCTTACCACTATCTGACGGTAGCAGAATTTTTGCTGTTTACGGTCATGACCCCGCTGTATGTCACACTGATATACGATTTGATGGGGCGTCAACGGCTACGTTGGGGCTATGCGCTCAGTTCGTTACTGGCTGTGGCGGGAGCTGCGATTATTCGTTATGACCGGTTAAGTGAATCCTTCTGGATTGGTTTAATGCTGGTGCAATTGGCCAATATTTTCTTTGCCATTGGTCAGGTTGGTTATAAGCGTTTGATGGAAATGCATCCGATACCACAGAGAATCGCATTTTCGTGGTTCTATTTAGGTGCTTGTGTCGTTGCAATTATCGGCTGGTTAATGTTTGGTGATCCACAGAAACTGCCGACAACCCAAGTACAATGGGGAGTCCTGATCTGGTTAGGAGCAGGGGCTTCCGGTATTGGCTACTTTATGTGGAATTATGGCGCAACCCAAGTGGATGCCGGAACACTGGCGATTATGAATAATATGCTGGTTCCGGCGGGGTTATTGGTCAATTTTGTTATTTGGCAGCAGCATCCAAATTGGTTGGGTTTTACCATTGGAGGCAGCCTGATTGTTGCGTCGCTTTGGGTGCATCATCGTTGGATATTGAAACCCGCTTCACAAACGGCAAATTATCCACCGCGTGCTGGCGCGCAGAACGAATAA
- a CDS encoding CsgG/HfaB family protein codes for MKNKLTLASLCLASLMLSGCATESSSTLQVQKVSSYNTTYKGIRSPIAVGKFENRSSYQNGIFSDGIDRLGNQSKTILVTHLQQTGRFNVLERTNMAELKTEAGLRGKAQKLKGANYVITGAVTEFGRKEVGDHQLWGILGRGKSQIAYAKVMLNVVNVETSEVVFSSAGAGEYKLSSREIIGFGGASGYDSTLNGKVLDLAIREAVNDLVSGVESGAWKPTN; via the coding sequence ATGAAAAATAAACTCACGTTAGCTTCACTTTGTCTCGCTTCACTCATGTTGAGCGGATGTGCGACGGAGTCGTCATCGACTCTTCAGGTGCAAAAAGTTTCTTCATATAACACCACCTACAAAGGAATTCGTAGCCCTATCGCGGTAGGTAAATTTGAAAACCGCTCAAGCTACCAAAATGGCATTTTCTCTGATGGTATCGATCGTTTGGGGAACCAATCAAAAACTATTCTGGTGACTCATTTACAGCAAACTGGTCGTTTTAATGTGCTGGAGCGTACTAACATGGCTGAATTGAAAACAGAGGCCGGGTTACGAGGCAAAGCGCAGAAGCTGAAGGGAGCTAATTATGTGATCACTGGTGCTGTTACTGAATTCGGTCGCAAGGAAGTAGGTGACCATCAGTTATGGGGTATTTTGGGGCGTGGTAAATCACAGATTGCTTATGCAAAAGTGATGCTGAATGTTGTGAATGTTGAAACGTCTGAAGTTGTTTTCTCTTCAGCAGGAGCCGGGGAATATAAATTATCCAGCCGCGAAATTATTGGATTCGGTGGTGCATCCGGTTATGACTCTACTCTGAATGGCAAAGTGTTGGATTTGGCGATCCGTGAAGCTGTCAATGACCTTGTGTCTGGTGTTGAAAGTGGCGCATGGAAGCCAACGAACTAA
- a CDS encoding NCS2 family permease — translation MSGTQAPTQGKLDKYFKITEHGSTVRQEILAGLTIFLAMVYSVIVVPGLLGQAGFPHTAVFIAVCLVTGVGSLLMGLWVNLPMAIGCALSLTPFTAFSLVLGQQVSIPVALGAVFLMGCLFTIISVTGIRAWILRNMPMGIAHGTGIGIGLFLLLIAANGVGLVIKNPHPGLPVAFGSLTAFPVIMSLLGLAGIIGLERKKVPGSILLVIIVISIIGLIFDPAVKYQGFFKLPTLGEDGLSLMFSMDIMGALQPVVLPSVFALVMTAIFDATGTIRAVAGQANLLDKRGQIINGGKALTADSVSSIFAGAIGSSPAGVYIESAAGSAVGGRTGLTATVVGILFLLILFLSPLSYLVPSYATAPALMYVGLLMLSNVRKLNFDDSVEAMSGLLCAVFIVLTCNIVTGIMLGFGALVVGRIFSGEWRQLNIGTVIIAIALVVFYAGNWAI, via the coding sequence ATGTCTGGCACGCAGGCACCAACTCAAGGCAAACTCGATAAGTATTTTAAAATAACTGAACATGGAAGCACGGTACGTCAGGAAATTCTCGCAGGGTTAACAATATTTTTGGCGATGGTCTATTCCGTTATTGTTGTGCCAGGCTTGCTTGGACAGGCTGGATTTCCTCATACCGCAGTATTTATTGCTGTATGTCTGGTTACAGGGGTTGGCTCATTATTGATGGGATTGTGGGTTAATTTGCCGATGGCAATTGGTTGCGCACTCTCCCTGACACCCTTTACTGCTTTTAGTCTGGTATTAGGGCAACAAGTCAGTATTCCTGTTGCATTGGGCGCTGTTTTCCTGATGGGATGCTTGTTCACCATTATTTCTGTTACCGGCATTCGTGCCTGGATATTACGCAATATGCCAATGGGAATAGCTCATGGAACAGGTATCGGCATCGGGTTATTTTTGCTGCTGATTGCGGCAAATGGCGTAGGATTGGTGATTAAAAATCCTCATCCGGGGCTGCCGGTTGCTTTTGGTTCGTTGACAGCCTTTCCTGTAATAATGTCTTTATTAGGGTTAGCAGGGATTATTGGGTTGGAAAGGAAGAAAGTTCCCGGTAGTATTTTGCTGGTGATTATTGTTATTTCAATCATTGGCTTGATTTTCGATCCCGCAGTGAAATATCAAGGATTTTTTAAATTGCCAACATTAGGGGAAGATGGCCTTTCTCTGATGTTTAGTATGGATATCATGGGAGCTTTGCAGCCCGTTGTATTACCGAGTGTGTTTGCGTTGGTGATGACAGCAATATTTGATGCCACAGGTACTATCAGGGCTGTAGCGGGGCAAGCTAATCTGCTGGATAAAAGGGGGCAGATTATTAATGGTGGTAAGGCGCTGACAGCCGATTCTGTCAGCAGCATTTTCGCCGGAGCAATCGGCTCTTCTCCTGCTGGAGTTTATATTGAATCCGCGGCGGGAAGCGCAGTGGGAGGAAGAACAGGATTGACCGCCACAGTTGTCGGTATCTTGTTTCTGCTGATATTATTCCTTTCCCCATTATCATATCTGGTTCCTTCGTATGCGACGGCGCCTGCTTTGATGTATGTCGGGTTGCTGATGTTGAGTAACGTACGCAAGCTGAATTTCGATGATTCTGTCGAGGCAATGTCAGGATTACTGTGTGCTGTATTTATCGTTCTGACTTGTAATATTGTTACTGGTATTATGCTAGGGTTTGGTGCTTTGGTTGTTGGACGTATTTTCTCCGGTGAATGGCGTCAGCTGAATATCGGTACGGTAATTATTGCTATTGCATTGGTGGTATTCTATGCCGGCAATTGGGCTATTTAA
- a CDS encoding MATE family efflux transporter: MHQSDVADRSLFSLSWPIFIDIFLHMATLLINTYMVSHISSAYLAAMGVGNHVFDLFITIFNFISVGCSVVIAQYLGSGKRDKASQAIHISIAFNFVLGFSCALVTIFFGYKILHIMNLPENLMEDGFAYLHILGICLIPEAISIILAACLRVYGKSKSAMYVTLIANLLTIVGNMIVLYGFFGLPKYGLEGVAWSTVFGRTVAVILLCGLLFYGLRIKLIPKLMICWSKNMLGKILHIGLPAAGENLVWILQYMTAQAFIGLMGETSLAAQTLYFQLSLFIMLFGISTSIGNEIMVGHLVGAKRFEDAYIRGIKSLKIGVVVTIGVVLFFWIFREPLLGLMTENQKIIELLLPLFLLSVFLEPGRTFNIVMVNALRASGDARFPLCTALLFMWGISIPVGYFLGITMEMGILGIWIGFFCDEWIRGLVNAWRWKSKKWQTKRLDV; this comes from the coding sequence ATGCATCAATCTGATGTTGCAGATCGTTCGCTTTTTTCACTGAGCTGGCCGATTTTCATCGATATTTTTCTTCATATGGCGACGTTGCTAATTAATACATATATGGTCAGCCATATTTCTTCGGCTTACTTAGCTGCTATGGGGGTTGGTAATCATGTTTTTGATCTGTTCATTACGATCTTTAATTTCATTAGTGTTGGTTGCAGCGTTGTAATTGCACAATATCTCGGCTCAGGAAAAAGAGATAAAGCCAGTCAGGCGATCCATATTTCCATCGCTTTTAATTTTGTGTTGGGTTTTAGTTGTGCTTTGGTGACGATTTTCTTCGGCTATAAAATCCTGCACATCATGAATCTGCCAGAAAACCTGATGGAGGATGGATTTGCTTATCTGCACATTTTAGGTATCTGCCTGATACCGGAAGCAATTTCAATTATTCTGGCTGCCTGTCTGCGGGTTTATGGTAAGTCAAAATCTGCCATGTATGTCACCCTGATTGCCAATCTGCTGACGATTGTCGGTAATATGATTGTCCTGTACGGGTTCTTTGGCCTACCTAAATATGGACTGGAAGGCGTGGCATGGTCTACGGTATTTGGTCGTACGGTTGCGGTTATTCTCCTCTGCGGATTATTATTTTATGGTTTAAGAATCAAGCTGATCCCTAAGTTAATGATATGCTGGTCAAAGAATATGCTTGGCAAAATCCTGCATATCGGTTTACCGGCTGCCGGTGAAAACCTGGTGTGGATATTACAATATATGACCGCACAGGCTTTTATCGGTTTGATGGGTGAAACTTCTCTGGCTGCACAGACTCTGTATTTTCAACTATCGCTGTTCATCATGCTGTTTGGTATTTCCACCAGTATCGGTAATGAAATTATGGTCGGCCACCTTGTCGGAGCAAAACGTTTTGAAGATGCTTATATCCGTGGGATAAAGAGTCTGAAAATCGGCGTTGTTGTCACAATTGGCGTCGTATTATTTTTCTGGATTTTCCGGGAACCGCTCCTTGGCCTGATGACAGAAAACCAAAAGATCATTGAGCTTCTGCTGCCTTTATTCCTGTTGTCTGTCTTTCTGGAACCGGGACGTACTTTTAATATCGTCATGGTCAATGCCCTGCGTGCTTCCGGTGATGCCAGATTCCCGCTTTGTACTGCTCTGCTCTTCATGTGGGGTATTTCTATCCCTGTTGGCTATTTTCTGGGAATTACCATGGAGATGGGTATCCTGGGGATCTGGATTGGCTTTTTCTGCGATGAATGGATACGAGGGCTGGTAAACGCCTGGCGCTGGAAATCTAAGAAATGGCAAACTAAACGATTAGATGTTTAA